The DNA segment CGAATCGAAATATCGCGGAAGTACAACGTGTTCCCATGATTCTGCAATTCGATCTGACCGTTGCGATAAATCGGTAGCCCTCGTTCCCACAAATTTTCCATCACGACATTGTCGGTCACCAACTGATCATTCAGTTTGATCGTGACACGTTCACCGATCATGCGAATGTAAAATCGATTCCACTCGCCGACAGGTTTATCTGCCTTGACCATTGGCATTCGTGGGTTGTCTTTGTTGTTCCACAATGCGCCGGATCCATTTTCAGCACCATGCCGAAAGTAGTCCTTGTGTTCGGTATCCCAAATCTGGATCTGAGGACTGCCACGCAAATAGATTCCGCTATCACCACCTTCAAGAATTTTCCAATCGACATACATTTCAAAATCGCCGTAGTCTTTTTCGGTACAGAGACTTTGCCCCTTACCATCAAAGACCAATGCACCGTCGACGACCTTCCAGTGGTCTCGCATGCTTTGGTCGGCTACCTCTTGAGCAGCCGCCAAATCGGCTTCACTCATTGCAGCGCGAGTCTTTGGATTTCCAACCAAACCCTTCCAGCCGCTAAGGTCTTTGCCATTAAAAAGAGGCGTAAAGCCCTTTGGAGCCTCCGCCATCAGTTTTGCAGTTGATGGACCAATCACCACCAAACTAAAAAAGAAAGCACCAACAACTACGGCGCGGCGAAACGTATGTTCCATCGTTCTCTCACTTGATTTAGTTAGGGCTATCGTCCCGAATGATCGGTCGGGATTCCAACGGTTCCGCATGCATCAATCACAGTCAATAACACGCAAACGGTCGAATAGCAATTTGAGGCAAAGTAAACAGGAAGGGGGAGCGTCCTCTATCGTGAATAGAAGGTCGCCAACGGAAGGAACGCATAGGCAGGGGGCTTGTAACAGGTCACGTCATGACCGAATTTGCAAAACCATCGTCTCTCCACTATGGCTCATGCTAGCCACTGAAAACTGCCGTCGCAACTATGACCATTAAGGTTTTCATACCAGATGACGTCAAAAACGCCCGACCGTTCAATTACCGAACGATTCGGCGTCGATCGTTGACGTCCGTTTCGAGAGGAACGGAATTCCAAAACCAATCGGGCTGTCCACCTACCTCTAAGAAGGCGAAGTCTGTTCATTAGGAGAAAGTGGGAAGACGGGATGCGAACCGCGCCCGGAATCGACTTTTCCGCAACGCAATTCTTCAATCGGAGGGAAAATCCCCAGCCAAACGGCTGGTCACATGGTAAGACGACCGACCAGGCGACACACCGATCGACGCGGAACCGTTCCCCACTGATACCTCAAATCAAGTCCCATGCACGTCGGATCCAAAACCGTTATGAGCCCCGACCAAGGGTTTGACGGTGCGATAAAAGATCCCCTCTGGCGACAATTGGTCAAACAGTTTGTCAATGGGCAATTTGCACAGGGTGTGATCACGAAGGATTAAGCGACACAACCGTTGGCTGATCAAATACCCAACCGTCCCCCATGGTGTGCCGTGAATTCGTTCAAAGTACTTGCCCCCTTCGAGCACTTTGAAGTCTGGGTTCCATCCGCAGTCCCGCTGCAAATGAACATAATCAAAATCGGTGGGGAGGTAAGATTCGATTTCGACCAAACCGAAATCGGGGTTGGCCTCATAGCAAAAATCATCTTCCAGAACACAGGCCCAGGGCATTTCGTAATCGACAATTCGTTGCAAAGCGTGTAGATGGGCCAGATAGCAACCGACCTCGCCGGGCTTCAACCACGATCCCTTCTCGCACGGCAATTCTTCTTTCCGCCACCGCCTAGCTTGGACTCCGTCGACGATTTCGAACGACAATCCCGTCGCCTTAATCTGGCGCAGCCCCGACTCACGTCGCGGACTATTCACCGGCATCGAAATCAAAAACACGTGCATGAGGGTCTCGCCAAATAACGATTTTACGACAACAAGGAAAACTGCCGCAGTGAGCGGGCATTCCCATGAGCAACGGGAATGCGTCCCAAGCCTTGGCTGCAAACCAATCCATCACCGCTCACCCAGACCTCGCCACTCGGACGATCGTGGACACAGTAATTCCATCCCTGCTGCGTTTCTCGCCATTTCTGTGGGTTCGTATGGCAATACAAATTCAAAGCCATCTGATCTCCCCAGTCGCTCGTCCCTCGCAGTTCCGGACCGCAGAGATAGCCTTTTGCCGCATGAAAATAGTCCCGCATCGCCCCTGCGGTCCCGGCTGCGAACCCACTATTTAAGAAAGGAAAGTTCTGCAGCAGCCGATATGCAAACTCTCGATGGTAGGGGCTTTGGATCGAAAGCGACCAAGCCGGAATCACCGCGTTACCGGGATAACCATTCGGTTCGCGAACCGCGAGGATGTGATCGGGGTTCCGCTGGACTTCTTCCCAAAGCTTTTCCAGTGGTGACTGAAAGATGACGTCCGCAACGTCCCAGTAAGCGACGGGCACGTCGACGGCTAGACCACGACAGATGTCGCCAAAATCGGTCAAGCGACGCACCGGCACCATTTCCCCATTAAAGGGGCGTGGTACGATCTGCAACCCCGGCAGACCGGCCAATCGCTGGAGCTCGCTCGGATACAGTCCGTAAGCGACTGCAATCACCTGACCACGATTGTTCCAGCGGCGGAGCGAGGCCAGAAAATGGCGTTCAAATCGGGCGATATCCCGTCGATCAAAAGCGGCCAGTACGACTCCCTCCTTCCTTCCCGTTTCCATATGGATCGGCGATTCGGAACCCGCCGATCGCTCGGACGCCGCGTGCGAATGTGAATCAGCCAGATTGCGTTGGGGCTTATGGATCGCGAATGCGTTTCGGCTGTAGGCAATTCCAAGCCCTGCTTGTCGCATGTCGTCGCAGCAACATTGGCACTCGCAGTCCTCACGCGTCGCACGGAACTGGATTGCCTCCAGCGTTGACCTGCGAAACAGGCAGGCCCCCATCGAAACATGCCCCTTCCAGTCAACCGCAAAATGCTCCCGTCTATAGTCCGCAGCAATGGCGCCCAGCTGAGATGAATGCTGTAATTCATGCAGCAAGGTTCGGACACATTCGGCTCCCAGGACCACATCATCATCGACGAACATTGCCCAATCGGCCGTCCCACGGATCTTAAGATCATTCCGTCCTCGAGCGATCGTGTCCCAACGACTTCGATCCTCGGGCCGCGGATCGCCAATCCCATTGTGCAGGTGAATGCTTACGCCTCTTTGAGCATTCAGATGGCGCGCAACATCCTCAGGTATCGCCACGCCAGGACGCGTCAGCATGTACAGGTCAACCGTTCGATCCACAGCCCATTCAGCCTCTTTTACGGGACACACTACTTCGATGTTTACATCGACCAGACAAGTTCAAATCCAAATCACTCGCACGGAAAAGCGCTCGTCGAAGATCCTAGGAACGGATCTTCAACGGCTTGGGATTGAGCCTGTTGAAAGGAACGAGGAGACAATTCGGTAAGAAAGTCGAAACTTTCACAAGGCACCATCATTGCCTGCTGACGAACCGCATGTTGATAAGAATGGCTGATTTCTACAGCAGCCTGCGATTCTATCCCAACGCCCTGCACAGGCGCTGCGGTGCTGTAATGATCATTCGCGGGATCACGAGGCATCGGTGGGTAGTACTGAATGCATTCCCCGGCGGTCATCCCCGCGGACATTTCTAACTGGGCGGGCGCCGTTTCGGGAACAAACGCGATTCCCCACAATACAGGTTGATTGGCCAATTCCAATTCGATCCCTACCAACACTTCCTCGGATAGCAACCAACGTCCATCATTCCATGCGAGATGGGAGGGATCGCGGGGCAAAAAGACCGCCCGCACATCTTTTACGTTGACACTCCGCGTAAGACTTACACGTGGACTGGGACGTTCCGTTGCCGAGAGAAAAACTTCAGCTTGCGCCGGATTTGAGACCGATGGAGCCGACATTTTCTTCAGCTGCAAACTCGCGATTCGAGGGAACGTTCCCGGAAAAGTAACGGTTCCCGCCAACAAGTATTCTCGAAACTGTTCACGATTCATTTCAGTCGCTCTTAAAGAAAGTTTACATCGAAACCGAGGATTGCTGAGACGTAGGATAGACGCTATGAACGGGCTCCGCGCCAAGAATCTGGTTCAATTTTGTTGTGTTATCATAATCCATCCATTGACCACACAGCGAAGAACCATCATTTCCATTGGCAGCGCGTATTTGCTCTGGCCGGCAAACTGCCGATTGTTTCGAACGTTCATTCCACGCAATAAACCGCGAGAAACAAAAATTAAAACGACGACGATCAACCAACGAATTTAGTCGTTCACGGTACGTGCGATACGGAACGTCAGGTAAACCCGTGCACTACCCGCGGGATGCGCATTCCGTTGACTGGCTCTAGCGTCCAGCGGCTGGTAGAGCATCGCACCACCGCGTGTTTCCATCCGAACCTCATGATCAGGAAACGTCGCGAGTTCCGAATCCTGCCAAGGTTCCGCCGACAGGTGTGGGTAATATTCAAACGGGGTTTGACACCATTCCATTCCATTTCCGAGCATGTCAAATAGGCCGAAATCGTTAGGCAAGCGGTTTGCCACAGGGTGCAAAACGTAACCCGAATTTTGTGCCGTCCAAGCGTGATCATCTAAAATATCTTGATTAAATCCAAACCAACGGCCCGTTTCCGACTCACCTCGACAGGCGTATTCCCACTCGGACGCGGTCGGCAACCGGTACCCGATCCGGTCCAGATAATCATCGGGAAGACTCATCCCAGACGCAATCTTGTCTTCCTCGGGATAGCACATTTGCGTCTCCGCGAAATTTTCTCGTTCGCTCAGCCATCGGCAATACTTGAGCGCGTCGTACCACGTCACACCAATCACCGGACAGTCGTCCGTGGGTGTATAGCTATCTGCATAGCTCCAATCCGGTCGAAATTCGCGGAACTGAGCAAGCGTGACTTCGGTCGTCGCGATGGCAAAAGACCGATCGATCGAAACAGGAATTTGACGCTCTTTCACTCCATCGCGGCCCGGTTCACCAGGGGGGGATCCAAGCCAATTCTTTCCGGGCTTCTTTAAAATGACAAATCGTTCATCCCCGATCGAACTCAGCTCTTCCGAGCTAAGCACTAACTCGGATTCGGGCAACAAAAAATCCCAGTTCCGAGCAATCAGCTGTATCGCGGAGCGAAGCCCCGAATCACGGATCGATTGATAGGTTGCAGCAACCTGAGCCTCAAACAACCGCCGGCGGTCATCTGCAAAACGATCGATGGGATACAGAGCCAAAGCCATTGCACAACTGCGACGGACACTTAGATCCTGAAAGCGGTCATGTATTTGATCACATAACCAGCTGACTGGAAGATCCATTTCACTAACCCCCGATATCACCTGCCCCCGCAAACCATCACCTGCATCGAAACGAAGGGAATCCAGCAGTGGTTCACGATAGCCCAGCTGGAACAATGCGAATACCAATTTCTTCTGGCGTTGCTGCAAGGCCAATTGACGGTCCATCGCAATCTGCGGACGCCACCAAACGGTTTGAAACTGCGTGGTTTGATTCCCGTCAAACGGTGTAGCATCTATGGTTACTGGGTAATAGCCTGTTTCCAGCAACTTAGCGACTAAACGCATCTGCTCCCGCCGAGGCTGATACCCGGTGCAATGGGATTCAACAGGGATGTCCTCCCACCAGATTACCGTTTGCCCCCGAGACGGATCCTCCGTCGTGGCGTGACTAAGATTGGCCTGCAGTAGCGTTGCCGACCGGCTATTGGATTGGATCGCTTCAAAAGTATCCGCCGAAACATTCCATTTATCAAAAAATGGAACTTTGCTGGCGATCTTCCACCGCACCGAACTTAAGTGATCCTGCCCCGCAGAATCCTTGGCCAACAGACTTGAACGTGGGAGCCACATTCCTTTTTCTCCCAGTAAGCCCCAACCTTCCGATTCATGCTGTTCGTGGTGGACGTTCACATACATGTCCGCATCCTCGAGTGCGGTCCCTGCTGGCGGGCGAATCCAGATGCATGAATACAAATGCTTCTCTTTATCCTCATTGGAATAGCATTTGATCACAGACGGCAAAAATCCGTTCTCGCGATTCTGGAGGTTGGTTTCCCGGAGTTCTGCTTCATCCATGCCCAGTTTCCATTTACTGGCAGCCTGATCTCGCATCGCCAATGCGAATACAAACCGTTCCGATTCTTCGGAGTATGGGATCAGCGAAGCGATGCGGTAACCCTCATTTTCCAGTGCCGCGAAAACCTCCTGCGTTTTCGCAATCGGCAGCCGATGGATCAACATCGCATGCTCCGCCCAGATCGCATCGGCATTGGAAAGTTCGTAAATCAGATCGCTAGAAAAGTGCGTTTGTTTCGGAACCGGAAGCGGCTTTCGGTCTCCAACGCACCACCACGGCGCCCCCCACGGTTCCCGAATATCGATTTGATTTTGTTGGTCTTCCAAAACCTGTTGGTATTCGCGAAAGACAGCCTGCCTTGCGGATTCCGCCCCCTCCAGTGAAGCGGTCACGATGGAAAGTTCGCGAGGATTTAAATAGGGCAGGAGAGAAGCAAGTCTTTCCGGTTTGCCTTGGCAAAAGGAAGCCACAAGATGGGCCGCTCCAATCGCTTCTTCACTACGGTTCGGCGAGCGAAGAAAAACCATTAGTCCTGGCAACAGGTCTTTGGCGACCAATTCAAGTCCTCGGCTCCACTGGGAAATCCAAACCGGATCTTCCGTGAGCAATAGATCGAGCAGACGTTTAATGCCTTCGTCCCTCCTCAAGTCATCGACGCCCGCGGAATCATTCGCCAACAGGCAGGCCGCACGCAGCAATTCACCTCGATCTCTGGTCGAATTCCCCCAAACACTACGAAAGACATCGCGCGTCTGCGCGTAGGGAAAACGTTTGCTTGTGGCTAGGTAAACCGTTTCGTCGGGTGAAGCATGTAGCGCAAAATCAGCAACACGATCGGCGGCAACAGGATCTTGGTCGACCAAGACCAAAGCGGCTCGGAATTGATCTTTCGGGGTCGTTTCCGTCGAAGCCACAATCTTGTTCGTTTCGCGGACGATAAACTCGGATTCTTTCAGCGCTTCGGCATAGGCGAGCGCCTGCGGAATTTCAGCATTCAGCAATTCAGCCAAAGCGGTCCGTTCGTTTGCCAATTGATTCCGCTTTTCCATCTGTCGGTAGACCATTCCTCCACCAACGCCCAGAACAAGCAATACCGCTGCCCAAGCAGCAAGATGTCGCAAATGCATTAGAGTGGCGGCACGGAGCATGGTGCGTTGGAAATCATTTGTAAGCTGACGTTTGGTATGCCAGCGAATCGACAGATAATCCAGCAGGGTAGGAAGCGACTGCGACCTCGGCCTAGCGCGATACAATTCAGAAAACTCTTCCAGCCTTAATCGCGCCTTCCCTTGATTCGTTGCTCTACTGCGCAGTTCGATCCACTGCCGCAAGGGTGCGATCAAAAAGTCATGCGTCAACTGATAGCCAGCTGGCGAACTTTCGGACATTGGGGAATCAGAACTGTAGCTTTCCTCGTCTAACTGGTCGGTTGGTGTGATCAGGTGCAATTCACGATCAAGAATGGTTAGCAGTTCACGAAAATGCTGGCGATCGCGATAGCCGGCTTTCTCTGCAAGATCGACTTCTGAACATATGGCTCCTTTGATTCGCGATCCCGGTTCAGGTAACAACGCGCGTAGGACTCGGTGTGCTCCCTCCGCGTGGACTCGCATCCTTCGCTGCGTTTTCTCACTATCGAACGTCTCATTCAAAAAATGGACTCCGATACTGATGCCGCCATCCTTCAGCATTCCCGTCGATCTATCCCAAGGATGGTTTTTCAGCATTTCAACAAGCAACGCCAATTGCACACTG comes from the Roseimaritima multifibrata genome and includes:
- a CDS encoding protein kinase domain-containing protein, with product MGSEETPIDGLDISGTTGGSLEQTASTDGTSEAPAKIEEFEIREVLGKGGFGTVYAAFDTILQRDVAIKIPHQSLVVRSDIAAVYLREARAVASLEHPNIIPIYRAASTDEIPFYIVSKLIRGCHLKAWLEQRVQAIPQVIEILASVADALGVAHSRGIVHRDVKPGNILIDGDCHPYVADFGLALRDADHKSAPSYIGTPAYMSPEQARGEGHRVDGRSDLFSLGSVMYQMLTGVRPFQAADRNGLFEQILYFEPTPPQELRAEISKELARICVKSLAKRKSDRYQSAAAFKLDLNAALQSITKRHADASSNVVPGQSFDLISSDSELITPANVPVVPKGLRSFDLHDADFYLRLLPGPYDRKGIPEIVRFWLNNFGQNEQETPIPVGLIYGPSGCGKTSLVRAGILPRMPTDVTTIYLQASPENTEKELYQRLISMVSESISADQPTPTLPEVFSLLRRSKRRRIVIFIDQFEQWLFTHPECARESLTQALRQCDGQHLQCVLMVRDDFWMGVTRLFQSLDLLVAENVNATSVDLFDMDHARSVLAEFGAAYGRLPTSVSLCTPDQLRFLDEAVRYLASGGRIVSVQLALLVEMLKNHPWDRSTGMLKDGGISIGVHFLNETFDSEKTQRRMRVHAEGAHRVLRALLPEPGSRIKGAICSEVDLAEKAGYRDRQHFRELLTILDRELHLITPTDQLDEESYSSDSPMSESSPAGYQLTHDFLIAPLRQWIELRSRATNQGKARLRLEEFSELYRARPRSQSLPTLLDYLSIRWHTKRQLTNDFQRTMLRAATLMHLRHLAAWAAVLLVLGVGGGMVYRQMEKRNQLANERTALAELLNAEIPQALAYAEALKESEFIVRETNKIVASTETTPKDQFRAALVLVDQDPVAADRVADFALHASPDETVYLATSKRFPYAQTRDVFRSVWGNSTRDRGELLRAACLLANDSAGVDDLRRDEGIKRLLDLLLTEDPVWISQWSRGLELVAKDLLPGLMVFLRSPNRSEEAIGAAHLVASFCQGKPERLASLLPYLNPRELSIVTASLEGAESARQAVFREYQQVLEDQQNQIDIREPWGAPWWCVGDRKPLPVPKQTHFSSDLIYELSNADAIWAEHAMLIHRLPIAKTQEVFAALENEGYRIASLIPYSEESERFVFALAMRDQAASKWKLGMDEAELRETNLQNRENGFLPSVIKCYSNEDKEKHLYSCIWIRPPAGTALEDADMYVNVHHEQHESEGWGLLGEKGMWLPRSSLLAKDSAGQDHLSSVRWKIASKVPFFDKWNVSADTFEAIQSNSRSATLLQANLSHATTEDPSRGQTVIWWEDIPVESHCTGYQPRREQMRLVAKLLETGYYPVTIDATPFDGNQTTQFQTVWWRPQIAMDRQLALQQRQKKLVFALFQLGYREPLLDSLRFDAGDGLRGQVISGVSEMDLPVSWLCDQIHDRFQDLSVRRSCAMALALYPIDRFADDRRRLFEAQVAATYQSIRDSGLRSAIQLIARNWDFLLPESELVLSSEELSSIGDERFVILKKPGKNWLGSPPGEPGRDGVKERQIPVSIDRSFAIATTEVTLAQFREFRPDWSYADSYTPTDDCPVIGVTWYDALKYCRWLSERENFAETQMCYPEEDKIASGMSLPDDYLDRIGYRLPTASEWEYACRGESETGRWFGFNQDILDDHAWTAQNSGYVLHPVANRLPNDFGLFDMLGNGMEWCQTPFEYYPHLSAEPWQDSELATFPDHEVRMETRGGAMLYQPLDARASQRNAHPAGSARVYLTFRIARTVND
- a CDS encoding glycosyltransferase family 25 protein, which encodes MHVFLISMPVNSPRRESGLRQIKATGLSFEIVDGVQARRWRKEELPCEKGSWLKPGEVGCYLAHLHALQRIVDYEMPWACVLEDDFCYEANPDFGLVEIESYLPTDFDYVHLQRDCGWNPDFKVLEGGKYFERIHGTPWGTVGYLISQRLCRLILRDHTLCKLPIDKLFDQLSPEGIFYRTVKPLVGAHNGFGSDVHGT
- a CDS encoding glycosyltransferase family 2 protein encodes the protein MDRTVDLYMLTRPGVAIPEDVARHLNAQRGVSIHLHNGIGDPRPEDRSRWDTIARGRNDLKIRGTADWAMFVDDDVVLGAECVRTLLHELQHSSQLGAIAADYRREHFAVDWKGHVSMGACLFRRSTLEAIQFRATREDCECQCCCDDMRQAGLGIAYSRNAFAIHKPQRNLADSHSHAASERSAGSESPIHMETGRKEGVVLAAFDRRDIARFERHFLASLRRWNNRGQVIAVAYGLYPSELQRLAGLPGLQIVPRPFNGEMVPVRRLTDFGDICRGLAVDVPVAYWDVADVIFQSPLEKLWEEVQRNPDHILAVREPNGYPGNAVIPAWSLSIQSPYHREFAYRLLQNFPFLNSGFAAGTAGAMRDYFHAAKGYLCGPELRGTSDWGDQMALNLYCHTNPQKWRETQQGWNYCVHDRPSGEVWVSGDGLVCSQGLGRIPVAHGNARSLRQFSLLS